Part of the Geodermatophilus obscurus DSM 43160 genome is shown below.
CGGAGCCCTCGACGCGGGCCGGCTCGAACGGCGGGTGCTCCCACAGCTCCAGCGGGTCGACCGGCTGGACGTCGTGGTGCCCGTAGACAAGGGCCACCGGCGCGCCGTCGTCCGCCGACGGCCACTCGGCGTAGACGGCGGGGGCGCCGGCGGTCTTCCAGACCTCCACGACCGGGAAGCCCGTGCGGCGCAGCGCGGCGGCCAGCCACTCGGCGCTGGCGGCGACGTCCGGCGCGTGCGCGGGGTCCGCGGAGATCGACGGGATCCGCAACCACGCGTCGAGGTCGGTGTGCAGGTCGTCGAGGTGCGCGTTGACGAAGTCGCGTTCCGGGCTGCTCACGACTCCCGACGGTAGCGTCGCGGCCATGTCGGGACAGCTCCTGCGCGTGGACGTCGGCGACCTCACCTTCGACGTCCGGGCCGACGGGCCGGACGACGGCCGCCCGGTGCTGCTGCTGCACGGCTTCCCGGAGACGTCGGCGTCGTGGGCCGCGGTGACGCCCCGGCTGACCGAGGCGGGGCTGCGCACGTACGCCGTCGACCAGCTCGGCTACTCCCCCGGCGCCCGGCCGTCGGACGTCGACTCCTACGCCGTGACCAACCTCGCGCAGGTGACCGCCGACCTGATGACGGCGATGGACGTGCCGGTGGCCGATGTCGTCGGGCACGACTGGGGCGCCAACGTGGCCTGGGCGCTGGCCGCCTGGCACGAGGACCGGGTGCGATCGCTGACCGCGGTCTCCGTGCCGCACCCGACGGCGTTCACCACCGCGTGGCGCTCGGACCCCGAGCAGCAGGAGCGGTCGGCCTACATCCGCCTCTTCTGGCAGCAGGGCAAGGCCGAGGAGGTGCTGCTCGCCGACGACGCCCGGCGGCTGCGGCGGATCTTCGGGGACGCCGTCCCGTCCGAGGCCGTCGACGAGTACGTGGCCGTGCTCTCGGCGCCCGGCGCGCTGACCGCCGCGCTCAACTGGTACCGCGCGATGAGCTCGTCCACGCCGGTCGACGACGTGCCGGTGCCCACCACCTACGTGTGGAGCGACGGGGACGTCGCCATCGGGCGGCGGGCCGCGGAGGGCTGCGCCGAGTACGTCACCGGCGACTACCGGTTCGTGGAGCTGGCCGGGGTGAGCCACTGGATCCCCGAGCAGGCCCCTGAGCAGCTGGCGGTCGCGGTCCTGGACCGCATCGCCTCCACCTGAGAGAGGACCCTCAGGAGGACCCCGTCCTCCCTGTCGCTCGTAGCAGACCCCCTGCCCCCCACCGCTCGCAGGCTCGCGGCGAGACCCTGCAGGGGCCCGTCGGGAGGTCAGTACTCCTCCGGCTCGGGCTCGTCGGGGAGGTCGTCGGTACGGCCGGTGACCAGGGCGAGCAGGCCGGCCTCGTCGAGCAGGTCGACCGGGCGCACGGTGACGCCGGCGGCGACGTGGTGGAATCCGGCGCTGACCCGCTCGACCGGGACGCCGGTCAGCCGTGACCAGCCCAGCCGGTAGGCGGCCAGCTGCACCGCCGCGGCGGCGAGCTCCGCGCCCATCGGCGGCGGGCCGGTCTTCCAGTCGACGACCTCGAAGCCACCACCGCCGTCGTCGAAGACCGCGTCGATGCGCCCGCGCAGGGTGAGCGGACCCAGGGGCGTCTCGAAGGGCACCTCGACCTCGACCGGCTGCCGGTCGGCCCAGGGGCTGGCGAGGAACGCCTCCTGCAGTGCGGTCAGCGCGCCGTCGGGGGCGGCGGACTCGTCGCCGGAGCCGGGCAGCTCGTCGAGGTCGAGCAGCCGGGCGACGCTGAAGCGCTCCTCCAGCCAGGCGTGGAAGGCGGTGCCGCGGCGGGCCAGCGGCGCGGGCGCGGCGGGCATCGGCCGGCGCAGCCGCCGGGCGAGCTCGGCGGGGTCGCGGCGCAACGTGACCAGCTCGGATACCGACAGGTGGCTGGGCAGCGGCACCTCGACGGTCGGTCGGGCGATCCGTCGTCGCTCGCGCAGCAGCAGGTCGGCGTCGCGCACCCACCGCTCCACCTCCGGGTCGCCGGTGCCGAGGACGGCGGCGGCATCGAGCGGGTGCGGGGCGGCGCCGGCCACCAGCTCGGCGGCGGCGGTGAGCGCACGGCGGCGCGGCGGCGAGAGTGGATCGGCCGGCCACATGCCCACCGGCCACTCCTCCAGCGCCGGGTTGGTGGCGCCCTCCTCGGGGCGTTCGGCCCACGCGACGACGACGCCGGCACCGGCGGAGCACGCACGGCGGACGGTGTCGAGCAGCACCGACGGGCCGTTCGGCTTCACGCCCTCGCGCCACCAGCTGCCCGAGCACAGCAGCAGGTGCTTGGCGCGGGTGACCGCCACGTAGCCCAACCGGATCTCCTCGGCCTCGCCGAAGCGCTTCCACTCCTCGACGTAGTCCTCGAGCGCGGCCCGCACCGCGGCCTGGTCGCCGGAGCCGGGCACCGGCAGGCGCAGCTGCGGCAGCTCCTCGCGGTCGGTGGTGCGCAGGTCGACCGGGACGGCGCCGGGGTCCTTGACCCACGAGTCGCTGGTGTCGGTGCGGGAGGGGAACTGGTCGGCGGTCATGCCGGGCACGGCGACGACGTCCCACTCCAGGCCCTTGGCCGAGTGGCCGGTGAGCAGCTGGATCGACTCGGGGTCGACCGCGACCTCGCCGGGCTCGAGGCCCCGCTCGCGTTCCTCGGCGTCGCGCAGGTAGCCGAGGAAGGCCGGCAGCGAGGGCAGCTCGGCCAGCTCGGTGAATTCCGCGGCGACGGCGTGCAGCG
Proteins encoded:
- a CDS encoding alpha/beta fold hydrolase codes for the protein MSGQLLRVDVGDLTFDVRADGPDDGRPVLLLHGFPETSASWAAVTPRLTEAGLRTYAVDQLGYSPGARPSDVDSYAVTNLAQVTADLMTAMDVPVADVVGHDWGANVAWALAAWHEDRVRSLTAVSVPHPTAFTTAWRSDPEQQERSAYIRLFWQQGKAEEVLLADDARRLRRIFGDAVPSEAVDEYVAVLSAPGALTAALNWYRAMSSSTPVDDVPVPTTYVWSDGDVAIGRRAAEGCAEYVTGDYRFVELAGVSHWIPEQAPEQLAVAVLDRIAST